The DNA segment TTGGTATCCAGTGCAAAAAAGCTGACAGGGCCAGCTTGAAAATCATAATAACGCAGGGGCAAATACCATTTTTTACTTTTTTGCGTATAGGCCAGTTGAGCTTCTACACTGCCACGGTAATCATGGTTGCCCAATACCATATAAAAGCGAAAGGGCAGCTCAGCATAGGGTTTTTCAAACTTGCTCTGAAACTGCGCGTCATTCACGCTGCGTACGCCATCATTGTAAATATTATCCCCCAGCGTCAAGGCAAAATCGCAGCCTGAAAGTTTACACTTTTTTTGAATCGCCTGCGCCACCTGGTATTGGGTCAGACTGCCTGTCCCCATATCCCCAAAAGCGACAAAGCGAACCGTATCATCTGAGGTGTTTTCTATTTTCAAGGGTTCGGTCGGTTTGTCGTCAAGGGTTTCCCCTTTCGCAAAAGCACAGGCCCCCAAGATCAAAAGGCTCAAAAGAGAAAGAAATCTTTGCTTATTCATAGGCCCCCATTATAACATTGCGCTATCCGGCATGAATCCTCACCTTCAAGGCTGCATTCATGATAAAATTCTTTAGAATATAAAATATTCATTTAATAAAATATAATAAAGTTTATATACCCATGATGTCAGAATCAACAACGGACTCACCTTCGGAAAAC comes from the bacterium (Candidatus Blackallbacteria) CG13_big_fil_rev_8_21_14_2_50_49_14 genome and includes:
- a CDS encoding metallophosphoesterase, with the protein product MNKQRFLSLLSLLILGACAFAKGETLDDKPTEPLKIENTSDDTVRFVAFGDMGTGSLTQYQVAQAIQKKCKLSGCDFALTLGDNIYNDGVRSVNDAQFQSKFEKPYAELPFRFYMVLGNHDYRGSVEAQLAYTQKSKKWYLPLRYYDFQAGPVSFFALDTNQPDAKQLAYFQARLKEVKTPWKIVFGHHPRYTNGFYHNTQSPALKTLLDSFCGQAQFYLSGHEHNKEHLKARCGTEYLVIGTGAGLRASNPGADSLFSRASLGFAWFEISPRRLYFEFLNTQGQVEHRASLLRNPEPQKPDT